From the genome of Streptomyces sp. NBC_01260, one region includes:
- a CDS encoding transglycosylase family protein: MGSANGRHRRPRQAPAIVVAAGVTGSAIAIPLLGAAGAHAADASTWDRVAECESGGMWSADLSNGFYGGLQFSQEVWKSYGGDSYAPRADLASRSQQIAVAEKVLDDQGPKAWPSCAVISGLAVDGSLPGVDPGSTPSAHPSESADPSASADPSDGASKGAKKTPSDDATADTADTADKDRTPDASDSPSATPSASGSSGASDTSDAPGRSSRAGDTGGRHRGAPAPEKPGSDRDSGRHASRGEGDARGKGAPAADGTYTVRPGDNLWAIADAQKLPGGWTGLYEANKAAVGSDPDLILPGQSLDLGVKAG; encoded by the coding sequence ATGGGCTCCGCGAACGGCAGGCACCGTCGCCCTCGGCAGGCACCCGCGATCGTCGTCGCCGCAGGCGTGACCGGCTCGGCCATCGCCATCCCGCTGCTCGGCGCGGCCGGCGCGCACGCAGCCGACGCCTCGACCTGGGACCGGGTCGCCGAGTGCGAGAGCGGCGGCATGTGGAGTGCCGACCTCAGCAACGGCTTCTACGGCGGCCTGCAGTTCTCGCAGGAGGTGTGGAAGTCCTACGGCGGCGATTCGTACGCCCCGCGTGCGGACCTGGCCAGCCGCTCGCAGCAGATCGCCGTGGCGGAGAAGGTCCTGGACGACCAGGGGCCGAAGGCGTGGCCCAGCTGCGCCGTCATCTCCGGCCTCGCCGTGGACGGTTCCCTGCCGGGCGTCGACCCGGGCAGCACCCCGTCCGCCCACCCGTCCGAGAGCGCGGACCCGTCCGCGAGCGCCGACCCGTCGGACGGCGCGTCCAAGGGCGCCAAGAAGACCCCGTCGGACGACGCCACCGCCGACACCGCCGACACCGCCGACAAGGACCGTACGCCGGACGCCTCGGACTCCCCGTCCGCCACGCCCTCGGCATCCGGCTCCTCCGGCGCGAGTGACACCTCCGACGCCCCGGGCAGGTCCTCCCGGGCCGGGGACACGGGCGGCAGGCACCGCGGTGCGCCGGCCCCGGAGAAGCCCGGCAGCGACCGGGACTCGGGACGGCACGCCTCGCGCGGCGAAGGTGACGCACGCGGCAAGGGCGCACCCGCCGCTGACGGTACGTACACCGTCCGGCCGGGCGACAACCTCTGGGCGATTGCTGACGCACAGAAGCTGCCCGGCGGCTGGACCGGGCTGTACGAGGCCAACAAGGCGGCGGTCGGCTCCGACCCGGACCTCATCCTCCCTGGCCAGAGTCTCGATCTCGGCGTGAAGGCCGGATGA
- a CDS encoding cytochrome P450 family protein produces the protein MNDSPADTPADTPADAPAHAAGATPAPAPAGCPAHAAGAADAVPPAPELFTWEFATDPYPAYAWLREHSPVHRTTLPSGVEAWLVTRYADAKQALADARLSKNPAHHAEPAHAKGRTGIPGERKAELMTHLLNIDPPDHTRLRRLVSKAFTPRRIAEFAPRVQELTDRLIDSFAQKGEADLIHEFAFPLPIYAICDLLGVPREDQDDFRDWAGMMIRHGGGPRGGVARSVKKMRGYLLELIHRKRENPGDDLISGLIRASDDGEHLTENEAAAMAFILLFAGFETTVNLIGNGVHTLLGHPEQRERLQRSLAAGETELLATGVEELLRYDGPVELATWRFATEALTIGGQPVAEGDPVLVVLAAADRDPERFAAPDTLDLSRRDNQHLGYGHGIHYCLGAPLARLEGQAALATLLKRLPDLRLAVEPADLRWRGGLIMRGLRTLPVEFTPETVPGEGDALSTL, from the coding sequence GTGAACGACAGCCCCGCCGACACCCCTGCCGACACTCCCGCCGATGCGCCCGCGCACGCTGCGGGAGCCACCCCGGCGCCCGCACCCGCCGGCTGCCCCGCCCACGCGGCCGGCGCGGCCGACGCCGTGCCGCCCGCCCCCGAACTCTTCACCTGGGAGTTCGCCACCGACCCGTACCCCGCGTACGCCTGGCTGCGCGAGCACAGCCCCGTGCACCGCACGACCCTGCCCAGCGGGGTCGAGGCCTGGCTCGTCACCCGGTACGCGGATGCCAAGCAGGCCCTCGCCGACGCCCGGCTCTCCAAGAACCCGGCGCACCACGCCGAGCCGGCGCACGCCAAGGGCCGCACCGGCATTCCGGGCGAGCGCAAGGCGGAGCTGATGACGCATCTGCTGAACATCGACCCGCCCGATCACACCCGGCTGCGGCGTCTGGTGTCGAAGGCGTTCACGCCCCGGCGCATCGCGGAGTTCGCGCCGCGCGTGCAGGAGCTGACGGACCGCCTCATCGACTCCTTCGCGCAGAAGGGGGAGGCGGACCTCATCCATGAGTTCGCCTTCCCGCTCCCCATCTACGCGATCTGCGACCTGCTCGGCGTCCCGCGCGAGGACCAGGACGACTTCCGGGACTGGGCGGGCATGATGATCCGCCACGGCGGCGGCCCCCGCGGCGGGGTGGCCCGTTCGGTGAAGAAGATGCGCGGCTATCTGCTCGAACTCATCCACCGCAAGCGCGAGAACCCCGGGGACGACCTGATCTCGGGACTGATCCGGGCGAGTGACGACGGCGAGCACCTGACCGAGAACGAGGCCGCCGCGATGGCCTTCATCCTGCTCTTCGCCGGGTTCGAGACGACCGTCAACCTCATCGGCAACGGCGTCCACACCCTGCTGGGCCACCCGGAGCAGCGCGAGCGGCTCCAGCGGTCCCTGGCGGCGGGGGAGACGGAGCTGCTGGCCACCGGGGTCGAGGAACTGCTGCGTTACGACGGTCCGGTGGAGCTGGCGACCTGGCGGTTCGCCACCGAGGCGCTGACGATCGGCGGGCAGCCGGTCGCCGAGGGGGACCCCGTGCTGGTGGTGCTGGCGGCCGCCGACCGGGACCCCGAACGCTTCGCCGCTCCGGACACGCTGGACCTCTCGCGGCGTGACAATCAGCACCTCGGTTACGGTCACGGCATCCATTACTGCCTGGGAGCACCGCTCGCCCGGCTGGAGGGACAGGCCGCGCTCGCCACGCTGCTGAAACGCCTCCCGGACCTGCGACTTGCGGTGGAACCTGCCGATTTGCGCTGGCGTGGCGGGCTCATCATGCGCGGACTGCGCACGCTTCCGGTGGAGTTCACCCCCGAGACCGTCCCCGGCGAAGGTGACGCTCTGTCAACTCTGTGA
- a CDS encoding LysM peptidoglycan-binding domain-containing protein yields MLLNSKGNKHRRPSKAVRIATLAGVTGAAIAVPLMGATGASAASVSTWDAVAQCESGGNWSINTGNGYYGGLQFSQSSWAAAGGTQYAARADLASKSQQITVAEKLLDMQGPGAWSCAGAGNLSNDGVDPGVGTGSTAPKTETAPKQESAPAQQAEPKKSERTEAPATNRSDRSTAPKAEQKKTVTTPTGEKVKKGDGEYKVVTGDSLSKIAADHHVKGGWEQLFELNKDIVKDADMIFPGQQLHLVK; encoded by the coding sequence ATGCTGCTGAACAGCAAGGGCAACAAGCACCGCCGCCCGTCCAAGGCCGTCCGTATCGCCACGCTCGCCGGTGTGACCGGTGCCGCCATCGCCGTGCCCCTGATGGGTGCGACCGGCGCCTCCGCGGCCTCCGTCTCCACGTGGGACGCGGTCGCCCAGTGCGAGTCCGGCGGCAACTGGTCCATCAACACCGGCAACGGCTACTACGGCGGTCTGCAGTTCTCGCAGTCCAGCTGGGCCGCCGCCGGCGGTACGCAGTACGCGGCCCGCGCCGACCTGGCCAGCAAGTCCCAGCAGATCACCGTGGCCGAGAAGCTCCTCGACATGCAGGGACCGGGCGCCTGGTCCTGCGCCGGTGCCGGCAACCTGAGCAACGACGGTGTCGACCCGGGTGTCGGCACCGGCTCCACCGCCCCCAAGACCGAGACCGCTCCCAAGCAGGAGTCGGCTCCGGCCCAGCAGGCCGAGCCGAAGAAGTCCGAGCGCACCGAGGCCCCGGCCACCAACCGCTCTGACCGCTCGACCGCCCCCAAGGCGGAGCAGAAGAAGACCGTCACCACCCCGACCGGCGAGAAGGTCAAGAAGGGTGATGGCGAGTACAAGGTCGTCACCGGCGACTCGCTGAGCAAGATCGCGGCCGACCACCACGTCAAGGGCGGCTGGGAGCAGCTGTTCGAGCTGAACAAGGACATCGTCAAGGACGCCGACATGATCTTCCCGGGTCAGCAGCTCCACCTGGTGAAGTGA